Within Bacillus sp. FJAT-45350, the genomic segment TTCTGACTGGTCAAAATAATTTTTTGTTGTATAATATCACTAAGACTATATTAGGTGGGAGAAATATGAAGAAGAAATCAGTTGAACGGAGAGAACAAATCTTAAAAGCAGCATTTCAAGCAGTAGCTGATAAAGGATATGAAGCAGTAACTTTACAGAATATTGCTGATTATGCAGGAGTGAGCAAAGGGGTAACGAATTATTATTTCAAAAATAAAGAGGATGTTTTTTCTAATTTATTAACGTGGGTAACGGAGCGTATTTATGAGAATGAACGTAAAGCAATTAGTATTCAAATAACTGCGATTGAGCAACTAACTGCCTATATTAACTCTGTCTTTATTAGTCCTGAAAAAAATAAAAAATTTTATCAAGTCTATTTAGATTTTATTGCTCAAGCAACTAGGAACCCTGACTATCAACAAATTAACTTGAAGTTTTATGAAAATTGCTGGAGTCTTGCTAGTGATATTATAAGTTTAGGACAAAAAGAAAAGGTCTTCTCTCCTCAATTAAAAGTTGAACAAGCTTCAAAAACAGTGAGAGCTATAATTGATGGTTGCTTGATCCAGTGGTTATTACGCAATGAGGAAACATTACATGAGGAGTATAAAAAAACATGTCTTAGTGCGATTTTAGCTTACTTAGGTGCTTTAGAAGAATAATTTAAAGAGGCCGGGACAAAAGGTCTGTTTTGACCTTTTGTCCCAGCCTCTAAGCAATGTGCGGAGTCGCTGCATCTTTAGGCTTGTCCACTTATGACATAGGTACTTGACGATTAATCTTTCCATCAATTCGTTCGAAAATATCATCTAGATCCGGTCCAGTAATTGTTAAACCGTGGTTTTTAAGTCCGATTATTGTTCTAGCTGGGTTGTCAGCTTCTCTTACAAGTTGTGCAACTGTTTCTGCTAATTCAACAGTACCACATGGGTAATTAATTTCTGTTGCTTCAATTCCATCCATCCAAGCATGAATATGAACAATCGCTCCAACTTCAGGATGCTCCTTGTATACCATCCAATGCTCAATCGCATCAACTGACGCACGCTTTGGCATGATTTCTTTAGGAACACTTACTTGTATGTTATTTTTCTCATCATTATAACCTTTAATATATAGAATATCTTGTCCAATTACTTTCATATCAGCTTTATTGATACCACTTGCACTCATCCAAAAGTTATCTTGGTCTTGTCTGGCGCTAAGATTACCATAGCTTAAACCACCAATACCATATAATTTATTAAGATGTCGCATATCTCTTGATGTTAAATATTTATCAAGAGGAAATGGTGCGGGAAGAAGGTCCATTTCATCTAATTTTTTACCAGATACACTTAGTTTTTGAGTCACATCATCACCATGCCATAACTCTTGAGGTAAATCATAGTGGAAATCATTCTCAATCACTAGATTTGATAAAGCAAGTGGTTCTAGTCGCTTATAAATGTTAAGGAACAACTCTTCTGCATTTTCACCTTGAGTGTAGGATATTTTATAGCAACCTTGCTCAGGTGTTAAAAAATAAATATCTGTATTGTCACCATAGTGTGAAATATACACTAAGTGATTTGAAAGAGAACGGATTAAATAAGGGTAAGCTTCTTTGAAAATATCATAAGTTTGACCTCTAGTTTCAAAAACGGATACAACAAAAGTCGCTTGTGCTTTTCGTCTGAAAGGTCGAACATTTTCTTCGTCAAGGAAGTTAAAAATTAATTTAATGTCATCTATTGGTTCATCGTAAAAGGTAAATCCTTGTTTAACAAACTGTTCCTTTATTCCTTCTGCAAGCCAGTTTAAAAATGATGTTTGCTTAGTACCAGAAAAAGAAAAATTGCCCATGTTGTCTTCCTCCTAGTTCAAGTTATCGTTAGACGGATAGTGTAAGTTTTATTAAAAAGAAAGGATGTTAAGGCTCTAACACCACTTTGATTGTTGAGCCATTTCCTTTTTTCATCATCATTGTAATAGCCTCACGATATTGCTCTAACGGAAACCGATGAGTAATCATTTGTGATAGGTCTACTTTTCCTTGTCGCATTAATTCTATTGCAATCTCTAATGTTCTCATTTTCTTTCCTTGATAAACACCAGTACTATAGGCAAAGCTTCCCTTTACCTCTAATTCATTTAGCCAAACTGTTGTCCAGTCAATACCATCAATAATGCCAGCAAGACCAAGCAATACAACCTTCCCTCCACTTCGAGTAAAACGAAGAGAATCATTGATACTTTTCTTCCTTCCTACACATTCAAAGACAATATCTGCTCCGCCTTGAATGACGGACTCTCCATAAATTGGCTTTAACACCTTTGCATTCAGAACCTTAGCTGCATCGTCAATATATTGCTTTCCTTTTAGAAAAATCACTTCATCTGCGCCATATGATTTCGCTAAATCAGCTTGGAAAGAATGCTTTACTAATACAACAATTCGACATGGTATCTCTAATGCACGTATAGCAGCAACTACGCAAATACCAATAACACCTGCACCTATAACGAAAACTGTATCGCCTTCTTTAGGGGGATTTCGTAATACAGCATGAAGAGCACAACTAAATGGTTCAACTAAAACACCATTCGAATCATCTACTTCATCAGGCAATCGTATTATTTGACTTTGGTGTGCCACTAAATGAGAACTCCAGCTTCCACCAGTATCGCGACACGCACCAATAAGTAAACCGGGAGAAATTTTTCCATCAGTCATGTGATTACAGAGACTGTAGTCTCCACGTTCACAAGCAGGACAGATTTTTTCAATTCCCCTTGAGATACAAGACAGTACTGGGTCAATAACAACCCTATCCCCTTGATTCAAATTCTCTACCATTGATCCTGCTTCATCAATCGTTCCTACTACTTCGTGTCCTATAGTAAAAGGGAAGGAAGCAAATGGTGATGTAGTTGGACTGTCATTTAGACAAATTAGATTAATATCACTCCCACATACACCCCCATATTTGACCTTTACTTTTACCCAATTTTCATCAGGTAATGATGGTGTAGAAACCTTACGAAAACGCAAACACGATAGTTTTGGATGCCAGTAAATTGATGGTGAAAATCGACCAACAACTTTACTTAAAGCATAGCGTGGAACACTATAGTCGAACTGTATTGAATTCATCTTACGAAATCACCCCCAAAAAGGATTATTTATTTTTAACATATTGAAATCGTACAGACAGCAATCCCCTAAATTCGGGAGTACTATTTATACTAATTTTTTGCATACGACACCAAATTTATACATTCCTATATGAAATATTTTCAAAGAGGATCTGATTATGGTAAAAGATATAATCAATGTATGAAAACCTATATATATTCAGACTAACTATTACCATTGAACGAAAAAAAACCTAGCTATTATGATAAGCTAGGCATTTCATCATTATCTTTTGTTCCTTTTTTCGATTCCATAGGAGATAAAAGTTCACCATATTCAACTTCCCAGATTGCTTCTAATAAAGAATAGCTATAGTCCTTCAATTGCTGAATATTCCTCTTCATTATGAGCCTCCTCCTAGCACTACTATAAAATAAACACCTTTAATACAGTGTTTATTTTGTTAGTTGTAGTATAACTAAATATTGGAATGTTATTCTTAATAATGAGAGAAGTTAAATAATAATCTCAAAAAAGTAAATCTGACCAATTTGTCAATGAAATATCAAGCTTGTCGATTTCATCAAGTAAAGAAACTGTCTCTTCTTCACTCTCTTTATAAAAACCTTCTGTAACAGAGTTCCAAGGAATGTTCTCAAGTAGGCAAATAAAATCTGTATAGGAAAGTCCAGCAATGTACGCAGCTCGTTCCAAAGTAATTGAATTAGCAACATACAAACTTTAATCTTACTCTAAAATAACTTACATGCTAAAATAAAGAAAAGTGTATGGAAAGGAATGGCTATATGGCTCTTCCTCATAATCAAGACAATATTAACTATGCTGATTATTTAACATGGGATGAAGAATTTCGTTGTGAAGTCGTTGACGGGAAAATCATCAATATGAGGCCTGCGCCTACCCCTAGGCATCAAAATATTACGGATGAATTAACAGCTGAATTTAAAATGTTTTTGAGAGGGAAACAGTGTAGCGCCTTTGCAGATTGAATTAATAAATATTTTTGGTAAGTAAAAGGAGTACAGTCGTATCTACGACTGTACTCCTTTTTCTTATTCCACAGCATTTATAAATTCAATAATCGTTTCTGTTGGGAGAGCTCCCCTGAAGCCAGCTGGGTCTTTTCCTTCTTCAAAGTAAACGATTGTTGGTGTGGCGACAGCTTGGTATATCCTTGCTAAATCGGTGTGCTTTTCGATATCTATGTTTAAAATAACAAGGTCCTCAAATTCATCTAATAATTCATCTAGTCTCGTGTCAATCTCTTGACAATATGTACACCAAGTGGCATAAAAGACAGTAAATAGTTTTTCCGTATTCTCTAAGTATATATCAAAATCTTCTTCATACTTTAGCTCAAAATTCCGTTCTCCTCGTTCAAATACAAATCCATTTGACGCAACAATTGGGTCATCGTGTTTTCCTTCACTGTCATCAGTATGTATCTCCCCTGACTGTGTTTCATTGCTACAGGCGATAATGATAACAATCATCAGTAATAGCGTACTTAAAGACATCGCAAAGTTAATACTTCTTTTCATACAAACCTCCTCTTCAATTATAAAATCCTAATAATCTCCATTTCTATAGCTATACTAATTTTTCCTTTTTTAGGACTGTAATTTTTAACTTAATAGAAAAAAGACCTTTACCTTTAGCAGTAAAAGCCCTTTTATCAAATAACTGTTATATTTTAATACTACTTAGACTAGCCCCGTTTACAAATAGACGTTCAATATTTTTCTCAACTGTCGGATCAGGTATTAAAGGTGGTGCATGGTGTGGTTTTAAGCGGGCGTCAATAATTAGATTATCACAAGCCCAGTGCTTATTTTCATAAAAGCTATTAACTCCATAAATATCATGTGATGGGTTACTTCTCGTAAATGTTACCCATAAAAAGTTATTCAACTCTTCACTTAAAAATTGACTATCATCACATAGAATTATCATTGGACAAGTCGGCATGTTGCCCTTTGCTTGAATAGCCTTCGAAAATTCTTCAAGTTCTTGTTGAGCATGTTCGTAAGATGAGAATTCAGAACTTTCGATTGCTACAATACCTGGCATGACTAAGCGAGGATTGTGGAAGTTACGTAATCCCTTTAACTCTTCTGGTACTTCCTTACACAGATCTCGCTTTTTGTCTCCACAAGCAGCAAAAATTACTTTACTACCTGTATTTAACCCAGTACCCGAATAATCTAATGTATCTATTGTTGTATTCGTTTGAAAATGGATATCACGGTGGAGATCGATTCGCTCTAAAAGATACGATAAAAAGTCAACTTCATCATGAGTGCTTAATGGTTTTTCTTCTTCAGCAGCGATAAAAAGGTACTTAGCTAAGCTCAGTTGTCCTGTTCCTAAAATACGGTTTGCGATTGTTAAAAGCTCAGCTGGTTGTTTTACTTTTTGATAAGGAGTGTAACGTTCGCTCCCGATAGCAAATAATAAAGGATGCACACCTGCCGGATCGACAGCATGTACTTCTTTTACACCAGGAATTTCTTGTTTCACTGCATCGCCCGTTAATTCATGAATGAGAGCACCAAAGGCTGTATCTTCCTGTGGAGGACGACCTACAACAGTAAATGGCCATATTGCATTTGGCTTTGCGTACACCTTATGCACCCTCATTAATGGGAACTCATGAGTAAGACTGTAATAGCCTAAATGATCACCAAATGGACCCTCTGGTTTTGTTTCCTCAGGATATATCTCACCAGTAATAACAAAATCAGCATCATTACTAACGCAATAACCATCAATATAGCTATAACGAAAACGTCGTCCAGCTAGTAAACCAGCAAATGTCATTTCACTTAGCCCTTCAGGTAAAGGCATAACTGCTGACAATGTGTGAGCAGGTGGTCCACCGATAAAAATACTTACTTTTAATGGCTTTCCTTGTTTAGTAGCCTTTGCCTGGTGCACACCAATTCCTCGATGAATTTGATAGTGAACGCCAATTTCTTTATCTAGTTCATACTCGTTACCACTTAGTTGAATACGGTACATCCCAAGATTGGAATTCATAATTCCTTCCTTATCAGGATCCTCAGAATATACTTGTGGTAATGTAACAAATGCTCCTCCATCGTCTGGCCAGTGCTGAATTAGTGGAAGATCTGAAATCTTAATTTCTTGTAAGGTTACAGGTTGACCACTTGTCTTCTTGTTTGGTAAAGCCTTCGAAGCAGCTAGTCCTGTTCCAATTTGTTTAAATGGATTCTTTAAAGCCTTAATAGGATCGTTTCGCAAAGCTACAACATTTTGTGCATGATCCCACGTATCGCGAAAAATAAATTTGCTGCGTTCTACTGTACCAAATAAATTAGATACAGCTCGAAAGTTTGTTCCTTTTACATTTTCAAATAACAGTGCAGGTCCCCCTGCTTCGAACACTTTCATGTGTATAGCAGCCATCTCAAGGTATGGATCAACTTCTTCATGTACTCTAATTAAATAACCATTTTTCTCTAAATCTAGAATACATTGCTCTAAATTTTGATACATGATTTACTAGCTCCCATTTCATATATATTTAGTACGTCTTTTTTCGACAACACTCATATAATTATAATAACAGAAAAGCTTATGAATCATAAATATTTAGATATGTACATCGAGATTTAAATTTCAATCTATGGTTATTTCTGATTGGTTAGGATGTTGCTAATGATAGTTGCTAGCTGTCCTCTTGTAATTGGATCATTCGGCTTAAAGCTACCGTCCTCATATCCTTTAACAATTCCTTCATTACGCATCGTTTGAATCGCTGTATAAGCCCAATGATCGTTTCTTACGTCTCTAAAACTACTAGAAGCAGCTACTAAAGATTCATTATATTGTCCGGTATTATATAAAATCTGTGCAATTTGGGCTCTTGTTACCGTAGTATTAGGTGAGAAATGGTTATTTCCTGTCCCATTCATAATCCTGTGTTGAGCAACAATAGTAATTGGCTGTATTGCAGAATGGTTCTGTCCGACATCTAAAAATGAAACATGTGTATTTGCGATTGGTTGTAGTTCTAGGAAGTTAACCATAATAATCGCAGACTGTGATCTAGTTAGTGAATTATTAGGTCTAAACGTATTATCAGGAAATCCTGAAATTATTCCTGAATCAGCTAATAGATTAATTGAATCTTCTGCCCAGTGCCCTCTAATATCTCTAAAGTGGAGATAAGACTGAACATCATACTGGTATAAGTTCCATCTATCCATTAATCTACCTACATTCTCTCGGTAATAATCCCCCCCGAGATGATTGTATCCAGCATTAGCAATATCAAAAAGATATTGTTTGGAACTTTCCTCAATACTTACTCCATTAGAAAGGTTTTGTTGGTATTGGTCTCGTGCAAATCCATATCTATTATTTTGTAATAGTGTACCAGCTAAGAAATTAATAGCATGTTCATAGGAATTAAACATTCGATACCAATTGTCTCTTCTTTGTGTTTCATCAAACACCTTACGATTGTCTCCATTGTCTGCAATGACTGGAATCGCCCGATCAAAATCTTCGTCAGGTTGTCCAACTAATTGCCAAGCATTTGATGGATTAAAACCCCAAACCTTAATACCGAAAATATTATTTGCATGATGAGCGATTCTTGTAGTTCCATAGCCACTTTCGATAATTGCCATACCAATAATGGCACTAGCTGGGACTCCCCATGTTTCACTTGCTTTCACAGCATGTTTTGACACTTCTTTTACAAAGGCTTCTTGTTGACTAAGACTTGGTCCGTTGGTAGCTGCTAAATATGCATTTGTATTTCTTCCAAGATCACTATTTTCATGTGGCACAGGTGGAAACGTAGCTGAAAAACTAGCAAATGGATTAATTGCTACTAGTGAAATTACTAAAACTATTGATAAAAGAAACTTTGAGTATATTACCAAACCTATTCCCCCTCTTCTCGTCATCGCTCTTCGAAACTATGTAACTATATAAGAGCATACCAAAGAAGATTTAGTGAGGGTATCAGTGATATTTTCCATGATTCCAAGATTAGACCAATACTGTTATTACTTAGAGAACTATCCACTACTAGCTAAAAATGAACAAGAATAAAACCGCAAGCAGTCTTTTGTTTATGTATTTTTTAATTTCCTGGCCACAAAAAAGTACCTCTCAAAGGTTTGGCCCTTCGAAAGGTACTTTAGAATCATTAGTGTCACTTACTCATCAAACAATGTAATATTATAAGCGTCTAGTACCCATCTAGGTACGAAGAACCTTGCCGTCATTAATGGATCAACAATTTGTGATACTTGTGATTGTCCAACAGCACTCATTAGCATCGTTAAGTGACTTAAACTTAAATCAGTATGAGGTATAAGGGTATCAATCATAATTTCAACTGCTTTTTTTGCCGATTCATCTAATGTTTCCATCGATACAATTGATGCAACTCCATCCTTATTTTCCACAAAAGGAAACGGAATCGAATGTCCTTTTACTACTTCTAATGTAACGGTCACTTTTCCAGGAATTTCAATACCAGAAACACCAATTTCTCCGTCTCCCATTGCTGCGTGAAGATCACCTAAACCAAATAAAGCTCCC encodes:
- a CDS encoding class II aldolase/adducin family protein, which translates into the protein MGNFSFSGTKQTSFLNWLAEGIKEQFVKQGFTFYDEPIDDIKLIFNFLDEENVRPFRRKAQATFVVSVFETRGQTYDIFKEAYPYLIRSLSNHLVYISHYGDNTDIYFLTPEQGCYKISYTQGENAEELFLNIYKRLEPLALSNLVIENDFHYDLPQELWHGDDVTQKLSVSGKKLDEMDLLPAPFPLDKYLTSRDMRHLNKLYGIGGLSYGNLSARQDQDNFWMSASGINKADMKVIGQDILYIKGYNDEKNNIQVSVPKEIMPKRASVDAIEHWMVYKEHPEVGAIVHIHAWMDGIEATEINYPCGTVELAETVAQLVREADNPARTIIGLKNHGLTITGPDLDDIFERIDGKINRQVPMS
- a CDS encoding TetR/AcrR family transcriptional regulator, coding for MKKKSVERREQILKAAFQAVADKGYEAVTLQNIADYAGVSKGVTNYYFKNKEDVFSNLLTWVTERIYENERKAISIQITAIEQLTAYINSVFISPEKNKKFYQVYLDFIAQATRNPDYQQINLKFYENCWSLASDIISLGQKEKVFSPQLKVEQASKTVRAIIDGCLIQWLLRNEETLHEEYKKTCLSAILAYLGALEE
- a CDS encoding zinc-dependent alcohol dehydrogenase: MNSIQFDYSVPRYALSKVVGRFSPSIYWHPKLSCLRFRKVSTPSLPDENWVKVKVKYGGVCGSDINLICLNDSPTTSPFASFPFTIGHEVVGTIDEAGSMVENLNQGDRVVIDPVLSCISRGIEKICPACERGDYSLCNHMTDGKISPGLLIGACRDTGGSWSSHLVAHQSQIIRLPDEVDDSNGVLVEPFSCALHAVLRNPPKEGDTVFVIGAGVIGICVVAAIRALEIPCRIVVLVKHSFQADLAKSYGADEVIFLKGKQYIDDAAKVLNAKVLKPIYGESVIQGGADIVFECVGRKKSINDSLRFTRSGGKVVLLGLAGIIDGIDWTTVWLNELEVKGSFAYSTGVYQGKKMRTLEIAIELMRQGKVDLSQMITHRFPLEQYREAITMMMKKGNGSTIKVVLEP
- a CDS encoding UbiD family decarboxylase, producing MYQNLEQCILDLEKNGYLIRVHEEVDPYLEMAAIHMKVFEAGGPALLFENVKGTNFRAVSNLFGTVERSKFIFRDTWDHAQNVVALRNDPIKALKNPFKQIGTGLAASKALPNKKTSGQPVTLQEIKISDLPLIQHWPDDGGAFVTLPQVYSEDPDKEGIMNSNLGMYRIQLSGNEYELDKEIGVHYQIHRGIGVHQAKATKQGKPLKVSIFIGGPPAHTLSAVMPLPEGLSEMTFAGLLAGRRFRYSYIDGYCVSNDADFVITGEIYPEETKPEGPFGDHLGYYSLTHEFPLMRVHKVYAKPNAIWPFTVVGRPPQEDTAFGALIHELTGDAVKQEIPGVKEVHAVDPAGVHPLLFAIGSERYTPYQKVKQPAELLTIANRILGTGQLSLAKYLFIAAEEEKPLSTHDEVDFLSYLLERIDLHRDIHFQTNTTIDTLDYSGTGLNTGSKVIFAACGDKKRDLCKEVPEELKGLRNFHNPRLVMPGIVAIESSEFSSYEHAQQELEEFSKAIQAKGNMPTCPMIILCDDSQFLSEELNNFLWVTFTRSNPSHDIYGVNSFYENKHWACDNLIIDARLKPHHAPPLIPDPTVEKNIERLFVNGASLSSIKI
- a CDS encoding Uma2 family endonuclease, with protein sequence MERNGYMALPHNQDNINYADYLTWDEEFRCEVVDGKIINMRPAPTPRHQNITDELTAEFKMFLRGKQCSAFAD
- a CDS encoding S-layer homology domain-containing protein; translation: MVIYSKFLLSIVLVISLVAINPFASFSATFPPVPHENSDLGRNTNAYLAATNGPSLSQQEAFVKEVSKHAVKASETWGVPASAIIGMAIIESGYGTTRIAHHANNIFGIKVWGFNPSNAWQLVGQPDEDFDRAIPVIADNGDNRKVFDETQRRDNWYRMFNSYEHAINFLAGTLLQNNRYGFARDQYQQNLSNGVSIEESSKQYLFDIANAGYNHLGGDYYRENVGRLMDRWNLYQYDVQSYLHFRDIRGHWAEDSINLLADSGIISGFPDNTFRPNNSLTRSQSAIIMVNFLELQPIANTHVSFLDVGQNHSAIQPITIVAQHRIMNGTGNNHFSPNTTVTRAQIAQILYNTGQYNESLVAASSSFRDVRNDHWAYTAIQTMRNEGIVKGYEDGSFKPNDPITRGQLATIISNILTNQK
- a CDS encoding thioredoxin family protein — translated: MKRSINFAMSLSTLLLMIVIIIACSNETQSGEIHTDDSEGKHDDPIVASNGFVFERGERNFELKYEEDFDIYLENTEKLFTVFYATWCTYCQEIDTRLDELLDEFEDLVILNIDIEKHTDLARIYQAVATPTIVYFEEGKDPAGFRGALPTETIIEFINAVE